The Phaseolus vulgaris cultivar G19833 chromosome 10, P. vulgaris v2.0, whole genome shotgun sequence DNA window TTTTTCCATcctgcaagaaaataaagaattaaaggGACAACCTCCATTCTTTATCTGTTGTTGAATACCAAGGATTCTTCAATACCTTAGTTACTTAATCTTCCACACAGTTTGTGCTATCTGCATTGTCTTCTATGTAATGCGTTTGTTATGATTATTTCGATTGAAGCACATACTTGTTATCAATTACATGGTGTGCTTTGAGATGGTGAATTACCTGATAGTTCTGGTTCTTTTGATGGGTGGTGGCAGCTAAACAAAACCTCAATCATAATAGAAGCGTCAGAGTATATCCAAGAGTTAAAGCAAAAGGTGGAAGAATTGAATCAAGACATAGCTAATGCAAAGACTTCAAGTGACCAAAATTTTTTGCCTATGGTATTTTCTCAATCACTGTAAAAATTAACAGCTTCCACATATGTATGTGTTCATTTAAAAGTTGATATGTTATATAAATGGATTTGATTGATATCGTTGAATGCAAGGAAAAAATCTAAGATACCTTGAGATAGGTCTAAATCTCCTCTCGCTCGTGGTCGTTAGCAATTCGCACGACATCTTCGATCCTCTTTTTGACGGAAGGAGTGCCTGATTGGAATAAGAACAAACGAAATGAAATTGAATTGAACAAAAATAGAATCGTGCAATTCAATTGGGAAAAAAGGGAGAGAACAAAGACCTGGTTGAGCATTGATGTGGCGCGTGAGAAGAGGTTGACGAAAAACGGGTTATGGTGAAGCGGGTAAGGACTTAGTTAAACGAAGAAAGAAATTTAGAGATTTGGAATGAGGAAGAAGCAAAAGATTTTGGGAAGAGGATATCAACGggttttgaaaaattgaaactCTGAACAAGCGTGggaaatgaatttttttaggGGGAAAATTAAAGTAAATCTGATGGAGGGAGAAAAACGTGAAAGTAAAAATAAGGCACGTTGTATAAAATGACAGTTGAAAAtgtcatattttaaatatgaaatgtGACGGTTATTTAAATGTCGTATTATACTGTTAATTATGACGGTTTTTAATAACTGACGTATTAAAACTgtcattatttacataattttttgtagtggaatctctatgaataaatcctaaattagccaacttattagCACACGCATTCTCTTCACAGAAAATATGAGTaactttaaacctaattttcccgcagtaattaagacaagtattccatcgattacgaagcatactcgaaacattagtcctagtagtaaacacaacacaaaccaaggcagaatcacatctacattagtaagcctcatcttttgagtttcctccaAAGCATGTATAACTCTATAAAACTCAGTAACCATAGCAGtatgaacttcaagaaacacagagaaagcaccaataaactcccccGTACTCCCAtaaaaaatacctccacaagtagcaaaaGCAAGATATCCCCTAGCAGCCTCATTAGTGTTACACTAAGCAAACTTATTTTGTTGGAAGAACACTAAGCAAAGTATAAACTTTGGCGATCCTATTTGCATAACTTCGAGCAGTTTTATCACATATTTTCTTCATCTCTGCTGAAGTCAATCCACCTCTCTTAGTAAACAATTTCAAACCATTTCAGGTGTAAGGCAAGTGGGATGTTGTCATCTGCATTACAAAGTGCATAATTAATTTGAAGCATTTGTGTTAGGCTGTGATGGTGatagaaaaaatttatattataagcCTCTAAATATTAGTCTTAAAGTTTAGTTTTTCACCTTGATCCTCAATTATAGGACAACTTGAAgctacaattttaatattttttaggatATATATTTGAACATAAAGTAGCACTAGACAAATAAGGTACTTATGTCCATACATGtaagggaaataaaaatcatcCTTTCCAATATTTCATCTTTATAGTTTGAAAAAGTTGCGGCTAAATTTTGCAGGCTACTCACTATGGCATCATGAACTTCTTTTTCTCTAGTAAGACAAAGTTTATGTAGACAAGGATGAGGAAAGTAAGACTAGATGTATCTTCTGCATAACTACAATAATTTCTCACAAAgacaaatgaaattaaattatttttataaacataTAAGGTGcacatttgaataaaaaatattaatgaaaacTCACCCACAATCAAAATGGAAATGGGAGAAAACATGGAACTTGTACTATGTATGTGTATACTTCCTTTACAATCTGAGACAATGAATTCAAGCTTACATCTCGGGCTTTCAGCAAGTTAATGTCATATCTCACTTCAAAAGTACAATTGAAACTAGCTTCTCTTTTTGCAGCCACTTttctaaaacaatttaaaacacTACATAACTTGAGTACCATATAATATAGTAGATATAGAACCTTAATTGTCCCACCAACAATATGCATGTCTATAAACTTTAGAAGAACATGAAATAGGAATTTAAcattttgttgaagatggatgaagcttcttctctacctagtcttagtgtgtttgatgtagaatatagctagtttgctttgaagagTGTAAtgggtttagatgatcttgtatttaGGATTGTGTATGTGTAaagttgccttttgctacatgacaTGTCCTAGATGCCTAGTCAAGGTTAGAACAAGCATttgaagtggttaaaagttttcaaaaagctttttagagttttctcaaaaatcaggatactgcacaaaaataaatctatttctctataaaagaataggtttattttttgtttgctgaaaggcttttcgaaagttggttagggcaccaaaggtacaactcattcagttatttcagttaactGAGTTAGCAGTTTTcctaaaataaatctgtttgtttttaaactgaatctgttgttttcataacaacttttcaactgttttttgaaaagtagttagaaactgttatctatataaagaaaagcttCTCTCACGTGAAAGGTTGTTGAGCAATCACGATTTTAACAAAGATTAAACACTTTATGTATGAGAAAATGGATTGaattgagtttttgaaaggttttccaaaagTGATCTTCAAGCGTACTTGTTCTAGGAGAACCTTGAttttggtgaaggtgctggt harbors:
- the LOC137819472 gene encoding uncharacterized protein isoform X6, giving the protein MLNQALLPSKRGSKMSCELLTTTSERRFRPISSCHHPSKEPELSGWKNRSRGQAHRNSLLRRITTRVKPELNHTTLFMITGPCTLL